A part of Muntiacus reevesi chromosome 12, mMunRee1.1, whole genome shotgun sequence genomic DNA contains:
- the MSC gene encoding musculin produces the protein MSTGSVSDPEEMELRGLQRGYPVPVSKRPCLRGAERSYVSPSDNSSAEEDDPDGEEERCALGAAGGAGGCKRKRPRVAGGGGGKKPLPPKGSAAECKQSQRNAANARERARMRVLSKAFSRLKTSLPWVPPDTKLSKLDTLRLASSYIAHLRQLLQEDRYENGYVHPVNLTWPFVVSGRPDSDTKEVSAVNRLCGTTA, from the exons ATGTCCACCGGCTCGGTGAGCGACCCGGAGGAGATGGAGCTGCGGGGACTGCAGCGAGGGTACCCGGTTCCCGTCTCCAAGAGGCCGTGCCTCCGCGGCGCCGAGCGCAGCTACGTGTCGCCCAGCGACAACTCTTCTGCGGAGGAGGATGACCCCGACGGCGAGGAGGAGCGCTGTGCGCTGGGCGCGGCGGGCGGCGCGGGAGGCTGCAAGAGGAAGCGGCCCCGGGTGGCTGGGGGCGGCGGCGGCAAGAAGCCCCTCCCGCCCAAGGGTTCGGCGGCCGAGTGCAAGCAGTCGCAGAGGAACGCGGCCAACGCCCGAGAGCGCGCCCGGATGCGCGTGCTGAGCAAAGCCTTCTCCAGACTCAAGACCAGCCTGCCCTGGGTGCCTCCCGACACCAAGCTTTCCAAGCTGGACACGCTCCGGCTGGCTTCCAGTTACATCGCGCACCTGCGGCAGCTGCTGCAGGAGGACCGCTACGAGAACGGCTACGTGCACCCGGTGAACCTG ACGTGGCCATTTGTGGTCTCGGGACGACCCGACTCTGACACCAAAGAAGTCTCCGCGGTCAACAGATTATGTGGGACCACCGCTTAG